The Antarcticibacterium sp. 1MA-6-2 genome has a window encoding:
- a CDS encoding adenylate kinase: MINIVLFGPPGAGKGTQANVLKEKYGLVHISTGDVFRYNIKNQTELGVNAKSFMDKGQLVPDNVTISMLEAEVDQAPGAKGFIFDGFPRTAAQAEALSNLLAKKNTEVSAMIALEVDDEILVQRLLERGKTSGRQDDADESIIRNRIKVYYEETAILKQYYLKQDKYYGVDGVGSINDITQRVSAVIDSLKN; encoded by the coding sequence ATGATAAATATAGTACTGTTTGGACCTCCGGGTGCAGGAAAAGGAACCCAGGCTAACGTTTTAAAAGAAAAGTATGGACTGGTACATATTTCCACAGGAGATGTGTTTAGGTATAATATAAAAAATCAAACGGAACTGGGGGTTAATGCTAAATCTTTCATGGATAAAGGACAGCTGGTGCCCGACAATGTAACTATTAGTATGTTGGAAGCAGAGGTTGATCAGGCTCCGGGAGCCAAAGGTTTTATTTTCGATGGGTTTCCCCGTACAGCTGCTCAGGCTGAAGCTCTTTCTAATCTATTAGCTAAAAAGAATACCGAAGTTTCTGCAATGATTGCTTTGGAAGTAGATGATGAAATACTTGTGCAACGATTGCTGGAAAGAGGAAAAACTTCCGGAAGGCAAGATGATGCAGACGAGTCAATTATTAGGAACAGAATAAAAGTTTATTATGAAGAGACTGCAATCCTGAAGCAGTATTATCTTAAGCAGGATAAGTATTATGGTGTAGATGGAGTAGGATCAATTAATGATATCACACAAAGAGTTAGTGCTGTAATAGATTCTTTAAAGAACTAA
- a CDS encoding phosphoribosyltransferase → MIQLHDLEFTPFISEEEILHSISKISEEINREYEGKILVFLGILNGAFLVASEIIKRFPADCEVNFVKLGSYEGTSTTGNVSTLLGLTQNLKGREVVIIEDIVDTGNTLAAIDKILMDMEVSGYKIATLFLKPHAYKKSYPIDFVGMEIPNDFIVGYGLDYNGLGRNLTQVYKLKE, encoded by the coding sequence TTGATTCAGCTCCACGACTTAGAGTTTACTCCTTTTATTTCAGAAGAAGAGATCCTTCATTCTATAAGTAAGATATCGGAAGAAATTAATAGAGAATATGAAGGAAAGATCTTAGTTTTTCTGGGAATTTTAAATGGCGCTTTTTTGGTTGCTTCAGAAATTATTAAGCGTTTCCCTGCAGATTGTGAGGTGAATTTTGTGAAGTTAGGTTCATATGAAGGAACATCTACAACTGGAAATGTTTCAACCTTGCTTGGACTAACGCAGAATTTAAAAGGTAGAGAAGTAGTGATAATTGAAGACATTGTCGATACCGGAAATACTTTGGCTGCAATTGACAAAATTTTAATGGACATGGAAGTTTCAGGTTATAAAATCGCTACTTTATTTTTAAAGCCACACGCTTATAAAAAATCTTATCCCATAGATTTTGTGGGTATGGAAATCCCAAATGACTTCATCGTGGGTTACGGGTTAGATTACAATGGACTTGGTCGTAATCTCACGCAGGTATATAAATTAAAAGAATAA
- a CDS encoding 5-(carboxyamino)imidazole ribonucleotide synthase — protein MINYFSSDFKLGILGGGQLGKMLLYETRKFDIQTFVIDPSNEAPAKISSNNFSQGDLMDFDTVVEFGRKVDILTFEIEAVNVRALEQLEKEGIKVYPSASTLQKIQDKAVQKEFFKDHNIPTSSFKTFFTKNDLLDEVRRGSIKLPFVWKSATGGYDGRGVMIIKNEEQLNDIPNTKCIAEDLVPFKNELAVIVARTPGGEVKTYPVVEMEFHPTANQVEYVICPARIEEEVATRARNLAERVSKAFEHVGLLAVEMFQTNENEILVNEVAPRPHNSGHYSIEASYTNQFEQHLRAILNLPLGETASKAGGIMVNLTGEEGHSGPVVYQNIEEIMRMPGVTPHIYGKKLTRPFRKMGHVTIVNPDLNIAREIAEKVKDSIKVITN, from the coding sequence ATGATCAACTATTTTTCTTCTGACTTTAAATTGGGAATTCTGGGAGGAGGGCAATTAGGCAAAATGTTGCTTTATGAAACCCGTAAATTTGATATCCAGACTTTTGTTATAGATCCCAGTAATGAAGCTCCCGCAAAAATTTCAAGTAATAATTTTAGCCAGGGCGATTTAATGGATTTTGATACTGTGGTTGAATTCGGTCGAAAAGTAGATATCCTCACTTTTGAGATAGAAGCAGTAAATGTGAGGGCTCTGGAACAGCTGGAAAAAGAAGGTATAAAAGTTTATCCTTCAGCCAGTACACTTCAAAAAATTCAGGATAAAGCTGTTCAAAAGGAGTTTTTTAAGGATCACAATATTCCTACCTCTTCCTTTAAGACCTTTTTTACAAAAAATGACCTGCTGGACGAGGTGAGGAGAGGAAGTATTAAACTCCCCTTTGTATGGAAAAGTGCTACCGGAGGTTATGATGGTCGTGGTGTTATGATTATTAAGAATGAGGAACAACTAAATGATATTCCAAATACCAAGTGCATAGCTGAAGATTTAGTGCCATTTAAAAATGAACTTGCCGTTATTGTAGCGAGAACTCCAGGCGGGGAGGTGAAAACTTATCCTGTAGTAGAAATGGAATTTCACCCAACCGCCAACCAGGTGGAATACGTGATATGTCCTGCGAGAATAGAAGAAGAGGTGGCAACCCGCGCCAGGAACTTAGCCGAAAGAGTTTCAAAAGCTTTTGAGCACGTAGGCCTCCTGGCGGTAGAAATGTTTCAAACAAACGAAAATGAAATTCTTGTAAACGAAGTGGCTCCCAGACCTCATAACAGTGGGCATTATAGTATTGAGGCCAGTTATACCAATCAATTTGAACAGCACCTAAGAGCGATTCTCAACCTTCCCCTTGGGGAGACGGCAAGTAAAGCAGGGGGAATTATGGTAAATCTTACTGGGGAAGAAGGCCACTCCGGACCCGTTGTTTATCAAAACATTGAAGAAATTATGAGAATGCCGGGCGTGACACCTCATATTTATGGAAAAAAATTAACCAGACCTTTTAGAAAAATGGGGCACGTGACAATCGTTAATCCAGATCTTAATATCGCTCGCGAGATTGCCGAAAAAGTAAAAGATTCCATAAAAGTAATAACCAACTAA